In Pungitius pungitius chromosome 2, fPunPun2.1, whole genome shotgun sequence, a single window of DNA contains:
- the LOC119211552 gene encoding BEN domain-containing protein 4 isoform X2, with amino-acid sequence MEGEMQPADEGPCAPKMCRPPRGPYSTLKPFQSRRSAGKSRFDRSAVVGVPLFGDGNHFTFQPEQHHRFQPPQHHQNHQQHQQRLQQLHQSSFAISSSQQHRFPGENGPGSGVPTSTSAAAASPGAPQRLSPDCTYGISAENRLILDAFAHQCSRVLSLLNNGRLLEPSSSCSSSSSSSSSLTSTIKLEGGPAEAQGPRCSSLSKSKPEESSSTTHPEEGATRSHLNQQQTSAVLRIFTDSLQSYLLSGPRRQQQQHHHHHHHPAAGPDDEQPPSAEPGSGAMSPPRHGLAGLGSPAPSESYGHPSSTLPEEEEEEEGEEEEEEEEEEESCCPRCLELEQEVLSLQQENEELRNKLENVPAPCQNVLDYFRTVLEFHNQLVQPLPEEQLTEEEERQTVFEGSKQLLENYPLFISNKQWDEAVNSSKKDGRRLLRYLIRFVFTTDELKFSCGLGKRKRSVHSGDPGLERRPLNPVKVSCLREFIRMHCASNPDWWMPSEEQINKVFSDAVGHARQGRAVGTFLGSSGSSTSSLYMDGFDGHLSQDEPYPKGGHSGQSD; translated from the exons atggagggagagatgcAGCCCGCCGATGAAGGGCCGTGCGCCCCGAAGATGTGCCGACCGCCTCGGGGTCCGTACAGCACCCTGAAACCCTTCCAGAGCAGGCGCTCGGCGGGCAAGTCGCGCTTTGACAGGTCCGCCGTGGTCGGGGTGCCGCTGTTTGGCGACGGAAATCACTTCACTTTCCAGCCCGAGCAGCATCATCGTTTCCAGCCTCCCCAgcaccaccagaaccaccagcagcaccagcagcgtctgcagcagctccaccaaaGCAGCTTCGCCATCAGCAGCAGTCAGCAGCATCGTTTCCCCGGTGAGAACGGGCCCGGCAGCGGGGTCCCGACATCCACCTCGGCGGCGGCAGCGTCTCCCGGTGCCCCGCAGCGGCTCTCCCCGGACTGCACCTACGGCATCAGCGCAG AGAATCGTCTCATCCTGGATGCCTTCGCTCATCAGTGCAGCCGAGTCCTCAGCCTCCTCAACAACGGCCGCCTCCtggagccctcctcctcctgctcctcctcctcctcttcctcctcttccctcacgTCCACCATCAAGCTGGAAGGCGGGCCGGCGGAGGCGCAAGGGCCTCGCTGCTCCTCGCTGTCAAAGTCCAAACCTGAAGAGAGTTCCTCCACCACGCACCCAGAAGAGGGGGCCACACGAAGCCATCTCAACCAACAGCAGACCTCCGCCGTCCTCCGCATCTTCACGGACTCCCTACAGAGCTACCTGCTCTCGGGGCctcggcggcagcagcagcagcatcatcatcatcatcatcatccggcCGCCGGGCCGGACGATGAGCAGCCTCCATCCGCAGAGCCCGGCTCGGGCGCCATGTCTCCTCCGAGACACGGCCTGGCCGGCTTGGGCTCGCCGGCGCCGTCAGAGTCCTACGGCCACCCGTCGTCCACGctgcccgaggaggaggaggaggaggagggggaagaggaggaagaggaggaagaagaagaggagagctgCTGTCCACGCTGCCTGGAGTTGGAGCAGGAGGtgctgtctctgcagcaggagaacGAGGAGCTGCGCAACAAGCTGGAGAATGTCCCAG CTCCCTGTCAAAATGTCCTCGACTACTTCAGGACTGTTCTGGAGTTCCACAACCAGCTGGTCCAGCCGCTGCCGGAGGAGCAGCTCACCGAG GAAGAAGAACGGCAAACCGTCTTTGAG ggcagcaaacagctgctggagaacTATCCCCTCTTCATCTCTAACAAGCAGTGGGACGAGGCCGTCAACTCCTCCAAGAAAGACGGCCGGCGGCTGCTGCGCTACCTGATCCGCTTTGTCTTCACCACGGACGAGCTGAAGTTCTCCTGCGGTTTGGGCAAAAGGAAGCGCTCGGTCCACTCGGGAGATCCCGGCCTGGAGAGGCGACCGCTGAACCCCGTCAAAGTCAGCTGCCTCCGAG AGTTCATCCGCATGCACTGTGCCTCAAACCCGGACTGGTGGATGCCTTCGGAGGAGCAGATCAACAAGGTGTTCAGCGACGCCGTCGGTCACGCCCGTCAGGGCCGCGCCGTGGGCACCTTCCtgggcagcagcggcagcagcaccagcagcctgTACATGGACGGCTTCGACGGGCACCTGTCGCAGGACGAGCCGTACCCGAAGGGGGGCCACAGCGGCCAGTCGGACTGA
- the LOC119211552 gene encoding BEN domain-containing protein 4 isoform X1, producing the protein MEGEMQPADEGPCAPKMCRPPRGPYSTLKPFQSRRSAGKSRFDRSAVVGVPLFGDGNHFTFQPEQHHRFQPPQHHQNHQQHQQRLQQLHQSSFAISSSQQHRFPGENGPGSGVPTSTSAAAASPGAPQRLSPDCTYGISAENRLILDAFAHQCSRVLSLLNNGRLLEPSSSCSSSSSSSSSLTSTIKLEGGPAEAQGPRCSSLSKSKPEESSSTTHPEEGATRSHLNQQQTSAVLRIFTDSLQSYLLSGPRRQQQQHHHHHHHPAAGPDDEQPPSAEPGSGAMSPPRHGLAGLGSPAPSESYGHPSSTLPEEEEEEEGEEEEEEEEEEESCCPRCLELEQEVLSLQQENEELRNKLENVPAPCQNVLDYFRTVLEFHNQLVQPLPEEQLTELCERFVKKKPLSTQEEERQTVFEGSKQLLENYPLFISNKQWDEAVNSSKKDGRRLLRYLIRFVFTTDELKFSCGLGKRKRSVHSGDPGLERRPLNPVKVSCLREFIRMHCASNPDWWMPSEEQINKVFSDAVGHARQGRAVGTFLGSSGSSTSSLYMDGFDGHLSQDEPYPKGGHSGQSD; encoded by the exons atggagggagagatgcAGCCCGCCGATGAAGGGCCGTGCGCCCCGAAGATGTGCCGACCGCCTCGGGGTCCGTACAGCACCCTGAAACCCTTCCAGAGCAGGCGCTCGGCGGGCAAGTCGCGCTTTGACAGGTCCGCCGTGGTCGGGGTGCCGCTGTTTGGCGACGGAAATCACTTCACTTTCCAGCCCGAGCAGCATCATCGTTTCCAGCCTCCCCAgcaccaccagaaccaccagcagcaccagcagcgtctgcagcagctccaccaaaGCAGCTTCGCCATCAGCAGCAGTCAGCAGCATCGTTTCCCCGGTGAGAACGGGCCCGGCAGCGGGGTCCCGACATCCACCTCGGCGGCGGCAGCGTCTCCCGGTGCCCCGCAGCGGCTCTCCCCGGACTGCACCTACGGCATCAGCGCAG AGAATCGTCTCATCCTGGATGCCTTCGCTCATCAGTGCAGCCGAGTCCTCAGCCTCCTCAACAACGGCCGCCTCCtggagccctcctcctcctgctcctcctcctcctcttcctcctcttccctcacgTCCACCATCAAGCTGGAAGGCGGGCCGGCGGAGGCGCAAGGGCCTCGCTGCTCCTCGCTGTCAAAGTCCAAACCTGAAGAGAGTTCCTCCACCACGCACCCAGAAGAGGGGGCCACACGAAGCCATCTCAACCAACAGCAGACCTCCGCCGTCCTCCGCATCTTCACGGACTCCCTACAGAGCTACCTGCTCTCGGGGCctcggcggcagcagcagcagcatcatcatcatcatcatcatccggcCGCCGGGCCGGACGATGAGCAGCCTCCATCCGCAGAGCCCGGCTCGGGCGCCATGTCTCCTCCGAGACACGGCCTGGCCGGCTTGGGCTCGCCGGCGCCGTCAGAGTCCTACGGCCACCCGTCGTCCACGctgcccgaggaggaggaggaggaggagggggaagaggaggaagaggaggaagaagaagaggagagctgCTGTCCACGCTGCCTGGAGTTGGAGCAGGAGGtgctgtctctgcagcaggagaacGAGGAGCTGCGCAACAAGCTGGAGAATGTCCCAG CTCCCTGTCAAAATGTCCTCGACTACTTCAGGACTGTTCTGGAGTTCCACAACCAGCTGGTCCAGCCGCTGCCGGAGGAGCAGCTCACCGAG TTGTGTGAacgctttgttaaaaaaaaacctctgtcCACGCAGGAAGAAGAACGGCAAACCGTCTTTGAG ggcagcaaacagctgctggagaacTATCCCCTCTTCATCTCTAACAAGCAGTGGGACGAGGCCGTCAACTCCTCCAAGAAAGACGGCCGGCGGCTGCTGCGCTACCTGATCCGCTTTGTCTTCACCACGGACGAGCTGAAGTTCTCCTGCGGTTTGGGCAAAAGGAAGCGCTCGGTCCACTCGGGAGATCCCGGCCTGGAGAGGCGACCGCTGAACCCCGTCAAAGTCAGCTGCCTCCGAG AGTTCATCCGCATGCACTGTGCCTCAAACCCGGACTGGTGGATGCCTTCGGAGGAGCAGATCAACAAGGTGTTCAGCGACGCCGTCGGTCACGCCCGTCAGGGCCGCGCCGTGGGCACCTTCCtgggcagcagcggcagcagcaccagcagcctgTACATGGACGGCTTCGACGGGCACCTGTCGCAGGACGAGCCGTACCCGAAGGGGGGCCACAGCGGCCAGTCGGACTGA
- the shisa3 gene encoding protein shisa-3 homolog yields MVRLLHCLLLGYLTWNLRISDAQGEYCHGWLDVNGNYHDGFQCPEDFDTADATVCCGTCSLRYCCAAADARLDQGGCTNDREVDDTEFAAQPIYVPFLMVGSIFVAFVVVGSLVAVYCCTCLRPKQPTQQPIRFSLRSCQGETIPMFLTSAPPSLRAPSRQSSTATTSSSSAGGGSSIRRFSLGGQGGQQQQQQQHGCLVSAAVSSSASSPSQTPQTLPPPPPPPYTSPPGAVSAGVQHQHHHHQLPSTHTQLQLHQPSQSFLLPQQYFFPLQPDTFSATKGFADFGQS; encoded by the exons ATGGTGCGCCTGCTGCACTGCCTGCTGCTGGGATATCTGACCTGGAATCTGCGGATCTCGGACGCGCAGGGGGAGTACTGCCACGGCTGGCTGGACGTTAACGGGAATTATCACGATGGCTTCCAGTGCCCGGAGGACTTTGACACCGCGGACGCCACCGTGTGCTGCGGAACCTGCTCGCTGCGCTACTGCTGCGCGGCCGCGGACGCGCGCCTGGACCAGGGCGGCTGCACCAACGACAGGGAGGTGGACGACACGGAGTTCGCTGCGC agcCCATCTACGTGCCCTTCCTGATGGTGGGGAGCATCTTCGTCGCCTTCGTGGTGGTCGGCTCCCTGGTGGCCGTGTACTGCTGCACCTGCCTGCGGCCCAAGCAGCCGACGCAGCAGCCCATCCGCTTCTCCCTGCGCAGCTGCCAGGGCGAGACCATCCCCATGTTCCTCACCTCCGCCCCCCCGAGCCTGCGCGCCCCGTCGCGTCAGTCCAGCACGGccaccaccagctccagctcGGCCGGAGGCGGCAGCTCCATCCGGAGGTTCTCTCTCGGAGGTCAGGggggtcagcagcagcagcagcagcagcacggctgCCTGGTGTCCGCCGCCGTGTCCTCGTCGGCCTCCAGCCCGTCGCAAACCCCTCAGACTctgcccccgccgccgcccccacccTACACATCCCCCCCGGGGGCCGTGTCGGCAGGCGTgcagcaccagcaccaccaccaccagctgcCTTCCACCCACACccagctgcagctccaccaGCCCTCCCAGAGCTTCCTGCTGCCCCAGCAGTACTTCTTCCCCCTGCAGCCGGACACCTTCTCGGCGACCAAGGGCTTCGCCGACTTCGGACAGAGCTGA